A single window of Candidatus Aminicenantes bacterium DNA harbors:
- a CDS encoding TldD/PmbA family protein — translation MLSPAFDIRQRFGLDAAGLRSVLDAALASGGDFAEIFLEYREYRSAFMEEDILKDTSESFSLGLGLRVWAGETTGYGYTNDLSMDKILRTARAASAVASSGRTIPALDLRLQEGGADVYRVIRPPDQAPFETKIALVREAYEACREFSPLIKKVKAAIQDQVQFIAVANSEGLLAIDRRPLVKLTCVGIAEKDGKRESGYSGGGGRVGWEHFAGPTSPAAIGREAAREAVELLDARDAPAGEMPVVLAPGHAGVLIHEAVGHLLEADFVRKKTSVFWNKSGRKVGSPAVTIYDDPTIPASRGSYAIDDEGTIPQKTLLIEKGVVRGLLQDKLCAKLMNRSLTGHGRRQDYTDYPIPRMANTYIDRGEDDPADIIRSVRKGLYAERFTGGQVEDSGKFTFSVSSGYLIEEGRLTAPVKQATLIGSNVDILKKIEMVGSDLAFGLPTGTCSKEGQDVPVNDGCPTLKISLMTVGGK, via the coding sequence ATGCTATCCCCCGCCTTCGATATCCGCCAACGCTTCGGACTGGACGCCGCCGGGCTGCGCTCCGTGCTGGACGCCGCCCTGGCCAGCGGCGGGGATTTCGCCGAGATCTTCCTCGAATACCGCGAGTATCGCTCCGCCTTCATGGAAGAGGACATCCTCAAGGACACCTCCGAGAGCTTCAGCCTGGGGCTCGGACTGCGCGTCTGGGCGGGCGAGACGACGGGCTACGGCTACACCAACGACTTATCCATGGACAAGATTCTGCGGACCGCCCGGGCCGCCTCAGCGGTGGCCTCATCGGGCCGGACGATCCCGGCGCTCGATCTTCGTCTGCAGGAAGGCGGCGCCGATGTCTACCGGGTCATCCGGCCGCCCGATCAGGCTCCTTTCGAGACTAAAATCGCCCTGGTCCGGGAGGCCTATGAAGCCTGCCGCGAGTTTTCTCCGCTCATCAAAAAGGTCAAAGCCGCCATCCAGGACCAAGTCCAATTCATCGCCGTGGCCAACTCCGAGGGGCTTTTGGCGATCGATCGGCGCCCCCTGGTCAAGCTGACCTGCGTCGGAATCGCCGAGAAGGACGGCAAGCGCGAATCCGGGTATTCGGGCGGCGGCGGCCGGGTCGGCTGGGAGCATTTCGCCGGCCCGACCTCGCCGGCGGCCATCGGCCGGGAGGCGGCCCGCGAAGCGGTCGAGCTTCTGGACGCCCGCGACGCCCCGGCCGGCGAGATGCCGGTCGTCTTGGCTCCCGGGCACGCCGGCGTCCTCATCCACGAGGCCGTCGGGCATCTTCTGGAGGCCGATTTCGTCCGCAAGAAGACGTCAGTCTTCTGGAACAAATCAGGCCGGAAGGTCGGCTCGCCGGCCGTCACCATCTACGACGATCCCACGATCCCCGCCTCCCGCGGCTCCTACGCCATCGACGACGAGGGGACGATTCCGCAGAAGACCCTGCTCATCGAAAAAGGCGTCGTCCGCGGCCTGCTGCAGGACAAGCTCTGCGCCAAGCTGATGAACCGTTCGCTGACCGGCCACGGCCGGCGCCAGGATTACACGGACTACCCGATCCCGCGCATGGCCAACACGTACATCGATCGCGGCGAAGACGATCCGGCCGACATCATCCGCTCCGTTCGCAAAGGGCTTTACGCGGAGCGGTTCACGGGCGGCCAGGTCGAAGACTCCGGCAAGTTCACCTTCTCCGTCAGCTCGGGATACTTGATCGAGGAAGGGCGGCTGACCGCCCCGGTCAAGCAGGCCACCCTGATCGGCAGCAACGTGGATATTCTCAAGAAGATCGAAATGGTCGGTTCGGACCTCGCGTTCGGCCTGCCGACCGGGACTTGCAGCAAGGAAGGGCAGGATGTCCCGGTCAATGACGGCTGCCCGACGTTGAAGATTTCTCTAATGACGGTCGGAGGGAAATGA